One Anthonomus grandis grandis chromosome 12, icAntGran1.3, whole genome shotgun sequence DNA window includes the following coding sequences:
- the LOC126743397 gene encoding uncharacterized protein LOC126743397 has translation MAEEDAAVETEPNQTADKETTFTITKVHVRPGKPFRMEAPTDPLWSNCLTTLPTIPEKPGKYKPMPYTFRLPPAPKPTHIKNVVAKSPPFHLLLDHTIAVIWMLFSPEEFDSPLGIVQLQWALAFLKTIYLRTGERPKDVDICIDNLEELLIEEYAKMNEELEKMKKINDTSHYADGAFGSTTVVTQKFPFSFNYMDLVHKLGEVAVHDQPSITSQEAQEELENIKKAAGVESIEKLDSVSKDKAINVLKMWYNEQTGKIKEEMKKLRAIQDQIKNVNDGTFQYLDATQMELLFSGDD, from the coding sequence ATGGCCGAAGAAGATGCTGCTGTAGAAACTGAACCCAATCAAACCGCCGATAAAGAAACCACTTTTACCATAACAAAAGTGCACGTGCGTCCTGGAAAACCGTTCAGAATGGAAGCTCCTACTGATCCATTGTGGTCCAACTGTCTCACCACTTTACCCACCATACCAGAGAAGCCCGGAAAGTACAAACCGATGCCTTACACCTTCAGGTTACCGCCAGCACCGAAGCCTACCCACATCAAAAATGTGGTGGCAAAGAGTCCACCCTTCCACTTACTACTGGATCACACTATTGCGGTAATCTGGATGCTGTTCTCTCCAGAAGAGTTTGATTCACCTTTAGGGATCGTACAGCTCCAGTGGGCCTTGGCATTTCTGAAAACCATCTATCTACGTACCGGCGAGAGACCTAAAGATGTGGACATTTGCATTGATAACTTGGAAGAACTGTTGATCGAAGAGTACGCAAAAATGAACGAGGAACTtgagaaaatgaagaaaatcaaTGATACCTCGCATTATGCCGACGGCGCCTTCGGGTCCACCACAGTGGTAACCCAAAAGTTTCCGTTTTCTTTCAATTACATGGACCTGGTGCACAAGTTGGGCGAGGTGGCGGTCCACGATCAACCATCCATAACCTCACAAGAAGCCCAAGAAGAATTGGAGAATATTAAGAAGGCTGCCGGGGTGGAATCCATAGAAAAACTGGATTCTGTATCCAAAGATAAGGCGATTAATGTGCTGAAGATGTGGTATAACGAACAAACCGGGAAAATTAAGGAGGAAATGAAGAAACTGAGGGCTATTCAAGATCAAATTAAGAACGTCAACGATGGGACCTTTCAGTATTTGGATGCGACGCAGATGGAGCTGCTGTTTTCTGGTGATGATTAG